One stretch of Niallia sp. XMNu-256 DNA includes these proteins:
- a CDS encoding saccharopine dehydrogenase family protein has translation MGKALIIGAGGVAQVAAHKCVQNSEVFEEICIASRTKSKCDAIKEKLDGGKTKITTAQVDADNVDELIALIEEVKPDIVMNLALPYQDLTIMEACLATKTHYMDTANYEPEDTAKFEYKWQWAYRERFEEAGITALLGSGFDPGVTSVFSAYALKHHFDEIEYIDILDCNAGDHGYPFATNFNPEINIREVSANGRYWENGEWIETKPMEIKRVYDFPEIGEKDMYLLYHEELESLAKNIPGIKRIRFFMTFGESYLTHLKCLENVGMTSIEPIEFEGKQIVPLQFLKALLPDPASLGPRTKGKTNIGCIFKGKKDGKDKTYYLYNICDHQECYREVGSQAVSYTTGVPAMIGAAMILTGKWNIPGVYNIEEFDPDPFMEELNKFGLPWQESFNPELVDNEPIKDTENDR, from the coding sequence ATGGGAAAAGCACTGATTATTGGAGCTGGCGGTGTAGCCCAAGTGGCTGCTCACAAATGCGTACAAAATAGCGAGGTATTTGAAGAAATTTGTATTGCTAGTCGTACTAAGTCTAAATGTGATGCGATAAAGGAAAAACTTGACGGTGGGAAAACAAAAATTACAACTGCTCAAGTTGATGCAGATAATGTTGATGAACTAATCGCTTTAATCGAAGAAGTGAAACCAGATATTGTTATGAACCTAGCTTTACCTTATCAAGATTTAACGATCATGGAAGCGTGTCTTGCAACGAAAACCCATTATATGGACACGGCAAACTATGAGCCTGAAGATACAGCAAAGTTTGAATACAAATGGCAATGGGCATACCGCGAGCGTTTTGAAGAAGCAGGAATCACTGCCCTTCTAGGCTCTGGTTTTGACCCAGGCGTAACAAGTGTATTTTCTGCCTATGCATTAAAACACCATTTTGATGAAATTGAATACATCGATATTCTAGACTGTAATGCGGGTGACCACGGCTATCCGTTCGCAACTAACTTTAACCCTGAAATCAATATTCGTGAAGTTTCTGCTAACGGCCGATATTGGGAAAACGGCGAATGGATTGAAACAAAGCCAATGGAAATTAAACGCGTGTACGATTTCCCTGAAATCGGCGAGAAAGACATGTATCTTCTATACCATGAAGAGCTTGAATCCCTTGCAAAAAACATCCCTGGAATTAAGCGAATTCGCTTCTTTATGACGTTTGGAGAAAGCTATCTAACGCACCTAAAATGTCTTGAAAATGTCGGCATGACATCAATCGAGCCCATTGAATTTGAAGGCAAACAAATCGTTCCTCTTCAATTCCTGAAAGCTCTGTTACCAGACCCAGCTTCTCTTGGACCACGCACTAAAGGAAAAACAAATATCGGCTGTATTTTTAAAGGGAAAAAAGACGGAAAAGATAAAACATATTATTTATATAATATTTGTGACCATCAAGAATGCTATCGTGAAGTTGGCTCTCAAGCGGTTTCCTATACAACGGGTGTACCAGCTATGATTGGGGCTGCGATGATCTTAACAGGAAAATGGAATATACCAGGCGTATACAATATTGAGGAATTTGATCCAGATCCATTCATGGAAGAGCTCAACAAATTTGGTCTGCCATGGCAAGAAAGCTTCAATCCAGAATTAGTTGATAACGAGCCAATTAAAGATACGGAGAACGATCGCTAA
- the nspC gene encoding carboxynorspermidine decarboxylase, producing MRFEDLPTPSYVVDEALLEKNLQILNGVMERTGCKIILAQKAFSMTTLYPLIGKYLSGTTASGLYEAKLGYEHMGKENHVFAPAYREDEIDEVISLCDHIIFNSFSQLEKFKDKALKAGRKVGLRINPECSTQVGHEIYDPCAVGSRFGVTIENFRPEELDGVSGLHFHTLCQQNSDDLETTLHAVEEKFGPWLSQMEWINFGGGHHITREDYDIPRLEACIKTMQDKYGLEVYLEPGEAIALNAGYLITTVLDLHQNGMEIAILDTSATCHMPDVLEMPYRPPLLGSGEAGEKPYTYRLGGQTCLTGDIIGDYSFDQPLKSGDRLVFGDMAIYTMVKNTTFNGMPLPAIAVQDKDGDCRIVQQFSYEDFRMRLA from the coding sequence ATGCGTTTCGAGGACTTACCAACACCTAGTTATGTAGTGGATGAAGCACTTCTGGAGAAAAATCTACAAATCCTAAATGGGGTTATGGAACGCACAGGCTGCAAGATCATTTTGGCACAAAAAGCATTCTCAATGACCACCTTGTACCCCTTAATCGGAAAGTATTTAAGTGGCACAACTGCAAGTGGTTTATACGAAGCAAAACTTGGCTATGAGCATATGGGCAAAGAAAATCATGTCTTTGCCCCTGCTTATCGTGAAGATGAGATCGACGAGGTCATTTCTCTTTGTGATCACATCATCTTTAACTCTTTTTCTCAATTGGAAAAGTTTAAAGACAAGGCTTTGAAAGCTGGTAGAAAAGTGGGCTTACGCATTAATCCTGAATGTTCTACACAAGTTGGACATGAAATTTATGACCCATGTGCAGTCGGTTCTCGTTTTGGTGTTACAATTGAGAATTTCCGTCCTGAGGAACTTGATGGAGTATCAGGTTTACATTTTCACACGCTTTGTCAACAGAACTCCGACGATTTAGAAACAACCCTTCATGCTGTTGAGGAAAAATTCGGTCCATGGCTTTCACAAATGGAATGGATTAACTTCGGCGGTGGGCATCATATTACAAGAGAAGACTATGATATCCCTAGACTTGAAGCTTGTATTAAAACAATGCAAGATAAATATGGATTAGAGGTATATCTTGAGCCTGGTGAGGCCATTGCGCTAAATGCCGGATATCTGATTACAACTGTATTAGATCTCCATCAAAACGGCATGGAAATCGCCATTCTTGATACTTCGGCAACTTGCCATATGCCAGATGTACTTGAAATGCCTTATCGTCCGCCACTACTTGGTTCAGGTGAAGCTGGTGAAAAGCCATACACCTACCGACTTGGCGGCCAAACTTGCTTAACTGGTGATATTATTGGAGATTATTCCTTTGATCAACCTTTAAAAAGCGGTGACCGTTTAGTGTTTGGAGATATGGCCATTTATACGATGGTGAAAAACACGACTTTTAATGGAATGCCCCTGCCTGCCATCGCGGTTCAAGACAAAGATGGGGATTGTAGGATTGTTCAACAATTTAGCTATGAAGATTTTAGAATGAGACTTGCGTAA
- the ahpC gene encoding alkyl hydroperoxide reductase subunit C: MSLIGKEVLPFKAQAYKNGEFIEVTEENFKGQWSVVCFYPADFTFVCPTELEDLQGQYPALKELGVEVYSVSTDTHFTHKAWHDTSEAIGKITYTMIGDPSHVISRNFDVLIEEEGVADRGTFIIDPDGVVQALEINAGGIGRDASSLINKIKAAQYVRQHPGEVCPAKWEEGGETLKPSLDLVGKI, from the coding sequence ATGTCATTAATCGGAAAAGAAGTACTACCATTTAAAGCACAAGCATACAAAAACGGTGAGTTCATCGAAGTAACAGAGGAAAACTTCAAAGGTCAATGGAGCGTTGTTTGCTTCTATCCAGCAGACTTTACTTTCGTTTGCCCAACTGAACTTGAAGACTTACAAGGACAATACCCAGCACTTAAAGAACTAGGTGTTGAAGTATATTCAGTTTCAACAGATACTCATTTCACACATAAAGCATGGCACGATACTTCAGAAGCTATCGGCAAAATTACTTATACAATGATCGGTGACCCATCACACGTTATTTCACGTAACTTTGATGTTCTTATCGAAGAAGAAGGTGTTGCAGACCGCGGTACTTTCATCATCGATCCAGACGGAGTTGTTCAAGCTCTTGAAATCAATGCTGGCGGAATTGGCCGTGACGCAAGCTCTCTTATTAACAAAATCAAAGCTGCACAATACGTTCGCCAACATCCAGGTGAAGTTTGCCCAGCTAAATGGGAAGAAGGCGGAGAAACACTTAAGCCAAGCCTTGACCTTGTAGGTAAAATCTAA
- the ahpF gene encoding alkyl hydroperoxide reductase subunit F → MILDADIKAQLNQYLQLLEGDLVLKVSAGSDEVSKNMLELVNELASMSSRITVEKTELERTPSFSVNRVGEDTGITFAGIPLGHEFTSLVLALLQVSGRAPKVDEKLIQQIKEIKGEYHFETYVSLSCQNCPDVVQALNVMSVLNPGITHTMIDGAVFKEEVESKNILAVPAVYLNGEFFESGRVSLEQILAKLGSGPDPSEFTNREPFDVLVVGGGPAGASAAVYAARKGIRTGLVAERFGGQIMDTVGIENFISVKYTEGPKLSASLEEHVKEYDVDVMDSQRVVGIEKKDLIEVQLENGGILKGKSVILSTGARWRNINVPGEAEFKNKGVAYCPHCDGPLFAGKHVAVIGGGNSGIEAAIDLAGIVKHVTVLEFLPELKADTVLQERLNSLPNVTVIKNAQTKEITGTDKVNGITYIDRETEKEHHIELAGVFVQIGLVPNTEWLGDTVERNRMGEIVVDKRGATSIPGVFAAGDCTDSAYKQIIISMGAGATASLSAFDYLIRN, encoded by the coding sequence ATGATACTGGATGCAGATATTAAAGCGCAATTAAATCAATATCTTCAGCTTTTGGAAGGTGACCTTGTTCTAAAAGTAAGTGCAGGTTCTGACGAAGTATCAAAGAACATGCTCGAACTTGTGAATGAACTAGCCTCAATGTCATCCAGAATTACTGTAGAGAAAACAGAGCTTGAGAGAACTCCAAGCTTTAGTGTAAATCGTGTAGGAGAAGATACCGGCATAACATTTGCCGGTATTCCTCTTGGACACGAATTTACGTCGCTCGTGTTAGCTCTCTTACAAGTAAGCGGAAGAGCTCCAAAAGTTGATGAAAAATTAATTCAACAAATCAAAGAGATTAAAGGCGAATATCACTTTGAAACATATGTCAGTCTAAGCTGTCAAAATTGCCCGGATGTTGTTCAGGCATTAAATGTCATGAGTGTTCTTAACCCAGGAATCACTCACACAATGATTGACGGTGCTGTTTTCAAAGAAGAAGTCGAAAGTAAAAACATCTTAGCCGTACCTGCTGTTTACCTAAATGGGGAGTTTTTCGAAAGTGGTCGGGTATCACTTGAGCAAATTCTTGCTAAACTTGGCAGCGGTCCAGATCCATCTGAGTTCACGAATAGGGAACCATTTGATGTTCTTGTTGTTGGTGGCGGTCCTGCTGGTGCAAGTGCAGCTGTCTATGCAGCACGTAAAGGGATTCGCACTGGGCTTGTAGCAGAACGCTTTGGCGGTCAAATTATGGACACTGTAGGAATTGAAAACTTCATTAGTGTGAAATACACGGAAGGTCCGAAGCTTTCAGCAAGTCTTGAAGAACATGTGAAAGAATATGACGTTGATGTCATGGATTCACAACGTGTTGTAGGGATCGAGAAAAAGGACCTGATTGAAGTTCAATTAGAAAATGGCGGTATTCTTAAAGGAAAGTCTGTTATTCTATCAACTGGTGCACGCTGGCGCAACATTAATGTCCCTGGCGAAGCCGAGTTCAAGAATAAAGGGGTAGCCTATTGCCCTCACTGTGATGGTCCATTGTTTGCTGGGAAACACGTAGCTGTTATTGGCGGCGGAAATTCCGGTATTGAAGCAGCGATCGACCTTGCAGGAATTGTAAAACATGTAACTGTACTGGAATTCTTACCAGAATTAAAGGCAGATACGGTTCTACAAGAACGTCTTAACAGTTTACCAAACGTAACAGTCATTAAGAATGCGCAAACAAAAGAAATTACTGGTACCGATAAAGTAAACGGGATTACCTATATTGATCGTGAAACTGAAAAGGAACACCATATTGAATTAGCTGGTGTATTTGTTCAAATTGGCCTTGTTCCAAACACTGAATGGCTTGGTGATACGGTTGAACGCAATAGAATGGGTGAAATCGTAGTCGACAAACGCGGTGCAACAAGTATTCCTGGCGTTTTTGCTGCTGGTGACTGTACAGACAGTGCTTATAAACAAATTATCATTTCAATGGGAGCAGGTGCAACTGCTTCACTAAGTGCGTTTGATTATCTCATTAGAAATTAA
- a CDS encoding SDR family oxidoreductase, translating to MDLNLKGKNVLIIGGSKGIGKAIAAAFLEEDANVTIAARDKEMLEKTKADLNHRVSIIQADVTVESERERLITSFMEQNRTLDILINNAGGSNGSTVQDTSIDLFYEAMDLNYFSAVHLSKLAVEQMKKLKSGSIINITSIFGRESGGKATYNNSKSALISFTKALADEVISDGIRVNSIAPGSILHESGNWIKRLEENPEKIKQFVKDEIPAGRFGTVEEVADVVVFLASERASWIVGASINVDGGQSKMNF from the coding sequence ATGGATTTAAATCTGAAGGGGAAAAATGTTCTCATCATAGGTGGTTCAAAGGGGATCGGCAAAGCGATTGCCGCAGCTTTTCTAGAGGAAGATGCGAATGTAACCATCGCAGCACGAGATAAAGAAATGTTAGAAAAGACAAAAGCAGATTTGAATCATAGAGTATCGATTATTCAAGCAGATGTCACAGTAGAGAGTGAACGGGAAAGATTAATCACATCTTTTATGGAACAAAATCGAACACTCGATATTTTAATTAATAATGCTGGCGGTAGTAATGGAAGCACGGTACAAGATACTTCGATCGATTTGTTCTATGAAGCAATGGATTTAAATTATTTTTCAGCTGTGCATTTATCTAAATTAGCTGTTGAACAAATGAAGAAGCTAAAAAGCGGTTCAATTATTAATATCACATCCATATTTGGCAGGGAAAGCGGAGGAAAGGCAACGTATAATAATTCAAAATCTGCTCTTATTAGTTTCACAAAGGCATTGGCTGATGAAGTGATATCAGATGGGATTCGAGTAAATAGTATAGCTCCAGGCAGCATTTTACATGAGTCAGGGAACTGGATTAAACGACTTGAAGAGAATCCGGAAAAGATTAAACAGTTTGTTAAAGATGAAATTCCTGCAGGCCGGTTTGGGACGGTAGAAGAAGTTGCTGATGTCGTTGTTTTTCTTGCATCTGAGAGGGCTTCATGGATTGTAGGAGCAAGTATTAATGTAGATGGGGGTCAATCAAAAATGAATTTTTAA
- a CDS encoding L,D-transpeptidase family protein: MEIAVKESLNQSKSGKQRTSRWFTNWKFLIPVIIVVIALIISALSYYRATHFNTNVTINGIKVGGLTAEDALQQLKATVLKNEVYIGDQLIYNGKDTNSGFSGKDLASIENILNKQQTFLPSSKKQDFALIPSQLDQTRIQEMKTEMETKLTEMNKDLTPPQDAQVRLENGKIIIENSVDGKQYDVATLMNQYEKQKYSSEIHLEPTFIEAIKEDSELIEIEKGKLQELLQHTVQYKVQDKVHALKGSDLIKNATISKDLTVTIDTENINNKISEINHSQSTLNKDFSFKSNSGKVITVKGQGYGWALDVEKEASQIDKAFANGETTLSASNTYGHGWSGEGYGYGVTKNGGIGDTYAEVSLAEQRMWIYRDGQLVFTTHVVTGNHNTGEETSEGVWYVLYKRTPYELTGSRVGGSPYAIEVNYWVPFTNSGQGFHDASWRTNWSGNAYISDGSGGCVNVEPGLMKKVYENLNVYDPVVVY, encoded by the coding sequence GTGGAAATTGCTGTTAAAGAATCGTTGAATCAAAGTAAAAGTGGAAAACAAAGAACATCGAGATGGTTTACAAACTGGAAATTCCTTATTCCCGTTATCATCGTTGTGATTGCACTTATAATTAGCGCCTTAAGTTATTATCGAGCAACTCATTTTAATACCAACGTCACCATTAATGGTATAAAAGTTGGAGGATTAACTGCAGAAGATGCACTCCAACAGCTAAAGGCGACCGTATTAAAAAACGAAGTCTATATTGGAGACCAACTTATTTATAATGGTAAAGATACAAACTCAGGCTTTTCGGGAAAAGACTTAGCTAGCATTGAGAACATCTTAAATAAACAGCAGACGTTTTTACCTTCTTCTAAAAAACAAGACTTTGCATTAATCCCTAGTCAACTAGATCAAACTCGTATTCAAGAGATGAAAACAGAAATGGAAACAAAACTTACTGAGATGAATAAAGATTTGACACCCCCACAAGATGCACAGGTTCGTTTAGAGAATGGAAAAATAATCATCGAAAATAGCGTTGACGGCAAACAGTATGATGTTGCCACCTTAATGAATCAATATGAAAAGCAGAAATATTCAAGTGAAATTCATTTGGAACCGACTTTCATTGAGGCGATCAAAGAAGACAGTGAGTTGATAGAGATTGAAAAAGGTAAGCTGCAGGAGCTTCTCCAACATACAGTCCAATATAAAGTACAAGACAAAGTTCATGCACTCAAGGGCAGTGATTTAATTAAAAACGCTACTATTTCAAAAGATTTAACGGTAACAATCGATACAGAAAATATCAATAATAAAATTTCTGAAATCAATCATTCACAATCGACTTTAAATAAGGACTTCTCCTTTAAGTCCAACTCAGGCAAAGTGATAACCGTTAAGGGCCAAGGCTATGGTTGGGCACTTGATGTAGAAAAAGAAGCTTCACAAATCGATAAGGCCTTTGCAAATGGAGAAACAACCTTGTCCGCCTCCAATACTTATGGACATGGCTGGAGTGGTGAAGGATATGGGTATGGAGTTACTAAAAATGGCGGAATTGGAGATACTTATGCAGAAGTGTCTCTTGCAGAGCAGCGGATGTGGATTTATCGGGATGGACAATTAGTGTTCACAACCCATGTTGTTACTGGAAATCATAATACAGGTGAGGAGACATCGGAAGGGGTCTGGTATGTTTTATACAAACGAACCCCTTATGAGCTAACAGGTAGTAGAGTGGGAGGTTCCCCATATGCAATTGAAGTAAATTATTGGGTTCCTTTTACAAACAGCGGCCAAGGCTTCCATGATGCCAGCTGGCGCACAAACTGGTCAGGAAATGCTTATATTTCAGACGGCTCAGGTGGCTGCGTCAACGTTGAACCTGGCTTAATGAAAAAGGTATATGAAAATCTAAATGTCTATGACCCAGTTGTCGTATATTAA
- a CDS encoding LysR family transcriptional regulator, with protein MIGKLDLYRVFHIVSRNKSFSKAAKELYMTQSAISQAILKLERELEIQLFYRTPKGVVLTNEGKLLNEHVTSALGMINAAEDKILDFKMLKNGELRIGVGDTISRYFLLPYLGDFHAKYPGIKLKILNGTTSEVLTFIKSGAADVGLCNLPIQDEGLQVIPCKKIHDIFVCGEKYKELTKESIRLEQLMELPLIFLEKETISRRFVEQFLKKKGYHFSPVFELGSHDLLIDFARINLGVSCVIKEFAEESLKKGDLFELSLEEAIPSRNIGIVYLKSVPLSRAAEQFVGSIEQNLEV; from the coding sequence ATGATTGGAAAATTAGATTTATATCGAGTATTTCATATTGTGAGTCGAAATAAAAGCTTTTCAAAAGCAGCAAAAGAACTTTATATGACTCAGTCGGCCATTAGCCAAGCGATTCTTAAGCTTGAAAGGGAATTAGAAATTCAATTGTTTTATCGAACTCCAAAGGGTGTAGTATTAACAAATGAGGGGAAGTTATTAAATGAGCATGTAACTTCAGCATTGGGAATGATTAATGCCGCAGAAGATAAAATTTTAGACTTTAAAATGTTAAAAAACGGTGAATTGCGAATAGGGGTTGGTGATACGATTTCCCGCTATTTTTTATTGCCCTATTTAGGTGATTTCCATGCAAAATATCCAGGAATAAAGTTGAAAATATTAAATGGAACAACATCGGAAGTCCTCACGTTTATTAAATCAGGAGCAGCGGATGTAGGATTGTGTAATTTGCCCATCCAGGATGAAGGCCTTCAGGTGATCCCATGTAAAAAGATCCACGATATCTTTGTTTGTGGAGAAAAGTACAAGGAATTAACTAAAGAATCGATTCGCCTTGAACAACTAATGGAACTTCCTCTTATCTTTTTAGAAAAAGAAACCATTTCTCGAAGGTTTGTCGAACAGTTTTTAAAAAAGAAAGGTTATCATTTTTCTCCGGTATTTGAACTTGGTTCCCATGACCTTTTAATTGATTTTGCTAGGATTAATTTAGGGGTTTCATGTGTCATCAAAGAGTTTGCGGAGGAATCGTTAAAAAAAGGCGATTTATTCGAATTGTCGTTAGAAGAAGCGATCCCAAGTCGCAATATTGGGATTGTCTATTTAAAATCCGTCCCATTATCACGTGCAGCGGAACAGTTCGTCGGGAGCATTGAACAGAATTTAGAGGTATGA
- a CDS encoding coenzyme F420-0:L-glutamate ligase, which produces MERVVGTTVRGLRGPIINKGDNLEEIVVHTVLNAAKVEGFTIEDRDIVTITESIVARAQGNYASIDDIATDVKAKFGDDTVGVIFPILSRNRFAVCLRGIAKGLKKVVLMLSYPSDEVGNHLVTIDDLDVKGINPWTDVLTEEEFRKHFGYNKHTFTGVDYIDYYKKIVEEEGATCEVIFSNNAKTILDYTKSVLTCDIHSRIRTKRILTDNGAEKVFGLDDILNESINGSGYNEAYGLLGSNKATEDSVKLFPNKCQSLVDGIQAKIKESTGKTIDVMVYGDGAFKDPVGKIWELADPVVSPAYTSGLEGTPNEVKLKYLADNNFSHLRGEELTKAISEYIENKDEDLVGAMESQGTTPRKLTDLIGSLSDLTSGSGDKGTPMVYIQGYFDNYTK; this is translated from the coding sequence TTGGAAAGAGTTGTTGGAACTACCGTTCGTGGCCTGCGTGGACCAATTATTAATAAAGGTGACAATTTAGAGGAAATCGTTGTTCATACAGTTCTGAATGCTGCGAAAGTTGAAGGATTTACAATTGAGGATCGCGACATTGTGACAATAACAGAATCGATTGTGGCACGCGCACAAGGAAACTATGCATCCATTGATGATATTGCTACAGATGTAAAAGCTAAATTTGGCGATGATACCGTTGGAGTCATTTTCCCTATTCTTAGCCGTAATCGCTTTGCTGTTTGTCTGCGTGGAATTGCAAAAGGCCTTAAAAAGGTTGTATTAATGTTAAGTTATCCTTCTGATGAAGTTGGAAACCATCTCGTAACAATTGATGATTTAGACGTAAAAGGAATCAACCCTTGGACAGATGTTTTAACTGAAGAAGAGTTCCGTAAACATTTTGGGTATAATAAACATACTTTTACAGGCGTTGACTATATCGATTACTATAAAAAGATTGTTGAAGAGGAAGGCGCTACTTGTGAAGTGATCTTCTCAAACAATGCAAAAACAATTTTAGATTACACGAAAAGTGTTCTAACTTGTGATATTCACTCACGTATTCGCACAAAACGTATTTTAACCGATAATGGGGCCGAAAAGGTATTTGGTCTTGACGACATTCTTAACGAGTCCATTAACGGAAGCGGTTATAACGAAGCATATGGCCTACTTGGTTCAAATAAAGCGACGGAAGACAGTGTAAAGTTATTCCCTAATAAATGTCAATCCCTTGTTGATGGCATCCAAGCAAAAATTAAAGAATCAACGGGTAAAACAATTGATGTCATGGTTTATGGAGATGGGGCATTCAAAGATCCAGTCGGGAAAATTTGGGAACTAGCAGATCCAGTTGTCTCACCTGCATACACATCCGGCCTAGAAGGAACACCAAATGAAGTCAAATTAAAATACTTAGCAGATAACAACTTCTCACATCTTCGTGGAGAAGAGCTCACTAAGGCCATTTCCGAATATATCGAGAATAAAGATGAGGACCTTGTTGGTGCAATGGAATCACAAGGAACAACACCCCGTAAACTAACAGACCTCATTGGTTCATTATCGGACTTAACTTCTGGAAGTGGGGATAAAGGAACCCCAATGGTTTATATTCAAGGTTACTTTGATAACTATACAAAATAA
- a CDS encoding putative RNA methyltransferase: MSKLTKRESNAGYVSEFEWMFKCPLCDESMNVVDLKSLICHNHHTFDFTKQGYLNLTTRSIKTKYSKELFEARRKVIAKDGFFEPLSRTIAESLKNQVAKENLVILDTGCGEGSHLVNLCDLVRTHFEKTVVGVGIDLSKEGIFVAAKNYSNYIWAVADLAKTPFRDGQFDVILNLLSPSNYAEFNRLLRPDGLVIKVVPQNGYLKELRLALFDEPEKQSYSNHETVDLFNEHYQMVSSSRVQYAMSLNQDSIQSLLQMTPLTWNASKERVQSFLERETAEITVDLEVLVGKRKSE; the protein is encoded by the coding sequence TTGTCAAAATTGACGAAAAGGGAAAGCAATGCAGGATACGTAAGTGAGTTTGAGTGGATGTTTAAGTGTCCACTTTGTGATGAATCGATGAACGTGGTTGATCTAAAAAGTCTAATATGCCATAACCATCATACTTTTGATTTTACGAAACAAGGATACTTGAACTTAACGACACGTTCGATTAAAACGAAATATAGTAAAGAACTTTTCGAGGCAAGAAGAAAAGTGATCGCAAAAGATGGCTTTTTTGAACCGCTAAGTCGTACAATCGCAGAAAGCTTAAAAAATCAAGTTGCCAAGGAAAACCTAGTGATCCTTGATACAGGCTGTGGTGAGGGTTCGCATTTAGTCAATCTATGTGATTTAGTTCGTACTCATTTTGAAAAAACAGTCGTAGGAGTAGGGATTGACCTTTCCAAAGAGGGTATTTTTGTTGCTGCTAAGAATTACTCTAATTACATTTGGGCGGTAGCGGATCTTGCTAAAACACCGTTTAGAGATGGGCAGTTTGACGTGATCCTCAATCTGCTATCACCTTCTAACTATGCTGAGTTTAATCGCTTGTTAAGACCGGATGGTTTAGTGATTAAAGTCGTTCCTCAAAACGGCTACTTAAAGGAACTCCGGTTAGCCTTATTTGATGAACCGGAAAAACAATCCTATTCCAATCATGAGACTGTTGACCTTTTTAATGAGCATTATCAAATGGTGAGCAGTTCAAGAGTGCAATATGCTATGAGCCTTAATCAGGATTCCATACAATCGTTGCTTCAGATGACACCGTTGACTTGGAATGCCTCAAAGGAACGAGTGCAATCCTTTCTTGAGAGAGAAACAGCAGAAATAACTGTTGATTTAGAGGTACTAGTTGGTAAGAGGAAATCCGAATAA
- a CDS encoding VUT family protein → MRILLYLLSIVIANVVTARFAPLHFGIFIVPMGTLFVGATFIFRDLVQNKYGRRKTYLFIFTALVLSALASYLLGDTLMIVAASAVSFVIAETADTEIYSRLKLPMAWRVFYSGIVGGFLDSAVFVIIGLSPLGAGFMPWEAVPAAIAGQVIVKTVIQMMGALVLNQVLVIKEKRLA, encoded by the coding sequence TTGAGAATATTACTTTATTTATTATCCATTGTTATTGCGAATGTAGTTACAGCAAGATTTGCTCCCTTACACTTTGGGATCTTCATTGTGCCAATGGGAACACTTTTTGTTGGTGCAACATTTATTTTTAGGGACCTCGTCCAAAATAAATATGGGAGACGCAAAACCTATTTGTTCATTTTCACTGCCTTAGTTTTATCTGCATTGGCTTCATATTTGCTCGGAGATACGTTAATGATTGTTGCAGCATCTGCTGTTTCTTTTGTTATCGCTGAAACAGCAGATACAGAGATATATTCTCGCTTAAAGCTACCGATGGCATGGCGTGTTTTTTATAGTGGCATTGTTGGAGGCTTTCTTGACTCAGCTGTTTTTGTTATTATTGGCTTAAGTCCACTTGGAGCTGGATTTATGCCTTGGGAGGCTGTACCTGCTGCAATTGCAGGTCAAGTAATAGTAAAAACGGTCATTCAAATGATGGGTGCGCTCGTTTTGAACCAGGTACTAGTTATTAAAGAGAAACGACTGGCTTAA